From Sphingomonas hengshuiensis, one genomic window encodes:
- a CDS encoding XrtA system polysaccharide deacetylase has product MVLNALSVDVEDWFQVGAFEHSIRRTDWDGLEHRVEANTDKVLALFDRAGVKATFFTLGWVAERYPALIRRIAEAGHEVASHGWDHQRVFTMGPEQFRADLAAARTALEDASGTRVIGYRAPSFSIDRRTPWAHAILAEAGYSYSSSVAPVRHDHYGWPDAPRRAYRPVEGAALIEMPITLAEIFGRQVTTGGGFFRLLPGAVTARAVRAANREGAPAIFYFHPWEIDPEQPRVTAAPLKSRLRHYARLGAMAGKVERLIAAHDWGRMDAVVAQAAARLP; this is encoded by the coding sequence ATGGTGCTCAACGCGCTCTCGGTCGATGTCGAGGACTGGTTCCAGGTCGGTGCGTTCGAGCATAGTATCCGGCGCACCGACTGGGACGGGCTGGAGCATCGCGTCGAGGCCAATACCGACAAGGTGCTGGCGCTGTTCGACCGGGCGGGGGTGAAGGCGACGTTCTTCACGCTGGGCTGGGTCGCCGAGCGTTACCCCGCGCTGATCCGGCGGATCGCCGAGGCCGGGCACGAAGTCGCCAGCCATGGCTGGGACCATCAGCGGGTGTTCACGATGGGGCCCGAGCAGTTTCGCGCCGATCTGGCGGCGGCGCGCACCGCGCTGGAGGACGCCAGCGGCACGCGCGTCATCGGCTATCGCGCGCCGAGCTTCTCGATCGATCGCCGCACGCCCTGGGCGCACGCGATCCTGGCCGAGGCGGGGTATTCCTATTCCTCCAGCGTCGCGCCGGTGCGGCATGACCATTATGGCTGGCCCGATGCGCCGCGCCGCGCCTATCGCCCGGTCGAGGGCGCCGCGCTGATCGAGATGCCGATCACGCTGGCCGAGATATTCGGGCGGCAGGTGACGACCGGCGGCGGGTTTTTCCGGCTGTTGCCCGGCGCAGTGACCGCGCGGGCGGTGCGCGCCGCTAACCGTGAAGGCGCGCCGGCGATCTTCTATTTCCACCCCTGGGAGATCGATCCCGAGCAGCCGCGGGTGACTGCGGCGCCGCTCAAATCGCGGCTGCGGCATTATGCCCGGCTGGGGGCGATGGCGGGCAAGGTCGAGCGGCTGATCGCCGCGCACGACTGGGGGCGGATGGACGCCGTCGTCGCGCAGGCGGCGGCGCGGCTGCCATGA
- a CDS encoding FemAB family XrtA/PEP-CTERM system-associated protein: MTAPMRSRALTLRVADLGDSIERGRIGGYVHEHPLGTPFHLANWSVAVARGCRQRSHYLLVERGNGEIAGALPLTEMHSPLFGRALVSAGFGVGGGILADSPAIAEQLAEAALALAARLSCGTIELRGGAAPGAGWDADASRYLGFVRPLAADDEAELLAIPRKQRAEVRRALGNGLAIHTGCHADDLRAHYAVYAESVRNLGTPVFPPALFAEVCSEFGNSADVLIVRCSGVAVASVLSLYWKGMVYPYWGGGTAAARALRANDAMYFALMRHARERGCNRFDFGRSKAGTGAAAFKKNWGFEAQPLTYFTRTTDGSAPRSINPLDPKFSLQVRAWKRMPLWLASRVGPWISRGLG; the protein is encoded by the coding sequence ATGACCGCACCGATGCGCAGCCGCGCGCTGACGCTGCGCGTCGCCGATCTGGGCGATTCGATCGAGCGTGGGCGGATCGGCGGCTATGTCCACGAGCATCCGCTGGGCACGCCGTTCCATCTGGCAAACTGGAGCGTCGCGGTTGCGCGCGGGTGCCGCCAGCGGAGCCATTATCTGCTGGTCGAGCGTGGCAATGGCGAGATTGCGGGGGCGTTGCCGCTGACCGAGATGCATTCGCCGCTGTTCGGGCGGGCGCTCGTCTCCGCCGGGTTCGGCGTCGGCGGCGGGATATTGGCGGATAGCCCGGCGATCGCGGAGCAGCTGGCAGAGGCGGCGCTGGCGCTTGCTGCGCGGCTGAGCTGCGGCACGATCGAGCTGCGCGGCGGTGCGGCGCCGGGCGCGGGGTGGGACGCCGACGCCAGCCGTTATCTGGGGTTCGTCCGCCCGCTTGCCGCCGATGACGAGGCCGAGCTGCTCGCGATCCCGCGCAAGCAGCGCGCCGAGGTCCGCCGCGCGCTGGGCAACGGGCTGGCCATCCACACCGGCTGTCACGCCGACGACCTGCGCGCGCACTATGCGGTCTATGCCGAATCGGTCCGGAACCTGGGCACACCGGTCTTCCCGCCGGCGCTGTTCGCCGAGGTGTGTTCGGAGTTTGGCAATTCGGCGGACGTACTTATAGTGCGGTGCAGCGGGGTGGCGGTGGCAAGCGTCCTAAGTCTCTATTGGAAGGGCATGGTCTATCCCTATTGGGGGGGAGGCACCGCCGCCGCGCGCGCGCTGCGCGCGAACGACGCGATGTATTTCGCACTGATGCGCCACGCCCGCGAACGCGGGTGCAACCGGTTCGATTTCGGGCGGTCCAAGGCCGGGACCGGCGCCGCGGCGTTCAAGAAGAATTGGGGGTTCGAGGCGCAGCCGCTGACCTATTTCACGCGCACCACCGACGGTTCGGCGCCGCGATCGATCAACCCGCTCGACCCGAAGTTCAGCCTCCAGGTGCGCGCGTGGAAGCGGATGCCGCTATGGCTCGCCAGCCGCGTGGGGCCGTGGATTTCGCGGGGGCTGGGCTGA
- a CDS encoding AAA family ATPase gives MYDDHYGLSGRPFQLTPDPRFWFETASHRKAMAYLGYGLSQGEGFVVITGDPGAGKTTLMGHLLGEIDSERLNVLKIVSSQLGPDDLLRLVCAGLNLDATGATKATMLASIERALHEVARSGRRTLLIVDEAQALALESLEELRMLSNFQASGYALLQIFLLGQPEFRATLGDAKLEQLRQRVIATHHLEPMNADEAEPYLIHRLSCVGWRGKPRFTNDAVAAMYRWSGGSPRRLNQLASRVLLFGAIEQIETFGHAELAVVIADLDNDTMPSAASAAGPSAAARAATPAPARAPWPDAMRTVDPYELSDRAPLPMGTPTPAVPPAPAPAAVPDAAIDERIANLERQMQQQDEALRRVLTLLVDWVESGEQRRPDISAVRGTAA, from the coding sequence ATGTACGACGACCATTATGGATTGAGCGGGCGGCCGTTCCAGCTGACCCCCGATCCGCGTTTCTGGTTCGAAACCGCGTCGCACCGCAAGGCGATGGCGTATCTCGGCTATGGGCTGAGCCAGGGCGAGGGCTTTGTCGTCATCACCGGCGATCCCGGCGCGGGCAAGACCACGCTGATGGGCCATTTGCTGGGCGAGATCGACAGCGAGCGGCTGAACGTCCTCAAGATCGTGTCGAGCCAGCTCGGCCCCGACGACCTGTTGCGGCTGGTGTGCGCGGGGCTGAACCTCGATGCGACGGGCGCGACCAAGGCGACGATGCTCGCGTCGATCGAGCGCGCGCTGCACGAAGTCGCGCGCAGCGGGCGGCGGACGCTGCTGATCGTCGACGAGGCGCAGGCATTGGCGCTGGAGAGCCTGGAGGAGCTGCGGATGCTCTCCAATTTCCAGGCGAGCGGCTATGCGCTGCTCCAGATATTCCTGCTCGGCCAGCCCGAGTTCCGCGCGACGCTGGGTGACGCCAAGCTCGAGCAGTTGCGCCAGCGGGTGATCGCGACGCACCATCTGGAGCCGATGAATGCCGACGAGGCCGAGCCGTACCTGATCCACCGGCTGAGCTGTGTCGGGTGGCGGGGCAAGCCGCGCTTCACCAACGATGCGGTGGCGGCGATGTATCGCTGGTCGGGCGGGTCGCCGCGGCGGCTCAACCAGCTCGCGAGCCGGGTGCTGCTGTTCGGTGCGATCGAGCAGATCGAGACGTTTGGGCATGCCGAGCTGGCGGTGGTGATCGCCGACCTCGACAATGACACGATGCCGTCGGCGGCGAGCGCCGCGGGGCCCTCTGCAGCGGCGCGCGCGGCGACGCCGGCACCGGCGCGGGCGCCCTGGCCCGACGCGATGCGCACGGTCGATCCCTATGAACTGAGCGATCGCGCGCCGTTGCCGATGGGGACGCCGACGCCCGCAGTTCCGCCCGCGCCCGCCCCGGCGGCGGTGCCCGATGCCGCGATCGACGAACGCATCGCCAATCTGGAGCGGCAGATGCAGCAGCAGGACGAGGCGTTGCGCCGCGTGCTGACGCTGCTGGTCGACTGGGTCGAGAGCGGCGAGCAGCGCCGCCCGGACATCTCGGCAGTGCGCGGAACCGCGGCCTGA
- a CDS encoding XrtA/PEP-CTERM system amidotransferase → MCGIAGLYYPATPKPVEPHRIVQMTDAIAHRGPDGAGVWTAPGVGLGHRRLAIIDLEGGVQPMATPDQGVVVVFNGEIYNFREVRAELEALGARFATDSDTEVLLHGWRAWGPGMLSRLNGMFAFALYDETARSLFLARDRFGVKPLHYAELSDGAVAFASELKGLMAHPLFRRTPDFRAVEDYLGLGYVPDDASLLAGVKKLPAGHFLLLRRGHPVPEPARWWDIDFSKRAAGKPKDLQAELVEHLRVAVRSRMVADVPLGAFLSGGVDSSAVVALMAEASKAAVKTCTIGFDDAGHDETAHAQVVATRFATAHSVRRVAAEDFALIDTLVAAFDEPFADASALPTYRVCELARESVTVALSGDGADEAFAGYRRYKFFAAEERVRGLLPEGFRRSVFGTLGRYYPKADWAPRPFRAKTTLLALAENGEFAYPKAVGVTGPDLRQRLYSSEARRVLGGHRAEQRYVDAMRTAPARDALDRAQYADIQHWLPGDILTKVDRTSMAVGLEAREPLLDHRLVEFAATLPPALRIHGGEGKWLVKKALEPWLPKEILYRPKMGFVTPVSAWFRAALAGEAAALGRSKLLASTGWFDLGVVERLAADHKAGKAEHGRTLWQMLMLERSLARLFG, encoded by the coding sequence GTGTGCGGCATCGCGGGGCTCTATTACCCCGCCACGCCCAAGCCGGTCGAGCCGCACCGCATCGTCCAGATGACCGACGCGATCGCGCATCGCGGGCCGGACGGCGCGGGGGTGTGGACCGCGCCCGGGGTCGGGCTCGGCCATAGGCGGCTGGCGATCATCGACCTGGAGGGCGGGGTGCAGCCGATGGCGACTCCCGATCAGGGCGTCGTCGTGGTGTTCAACGGCGAAATCTATAATTTCCGCGAGGTCCGCGCCGAGCTGGAGGCGCTGGGCGCGCGGTTCGCGACCGACAGCGATACCGAAGTGCTGCTCCATGGCTGGCGCGCCTGGGGGCCGGGGATGCTGTCGCGGCTCAACGGGATGTTCGCCTTTGCGCTGTACGACGAGACTGCGCGCAGCCTGTTCCTGGCGCGCGACCGGTTCGGGGTGAAGCCGCTCCATTATGCCGAGCTGTCGGACGGCGCAGTGGCGTTCGCGTCCGAGCTGAAGGGGCTGATGGCGCACCCGCTGTTCCGCCGCACCCCCGATTTCCGCGCGGTCGAGGATTATCTGGGGCTGGGCTATGTCCCCGACGACGCCTCGCTGCTGGCGGGGGTGAAGAAGCTGCCCGCCGGGCATTTCCTGCTGCTGCGGCGCGGCCATCCGGTGCCCGAGCCGGCGCGGTGGTGGGACATCGACTTTTCGAAGCGCGCGGCGGGCAAGCCGAAGGATTTGCAGGCCGAGCTGGTCGAGCATCTGCGCGTCGCAGTGCGGTCGCGGATGGTGGCGGACGTGCCGCTGGGAGCGTTCCTGTCGGGCGGGGTGGATAGCAGCGCCGTCGTCGCGCTGATGGCCGAGGCGAGCAAGGCGGCGGTCAAGACCTGCACGATCGGGTTCGACGACGCTGGCCATGACGAGACCGCGCACGCGCAGGTGGTGGCGACGCGCTTCGCCACTGCGCACAGCGTCCGGCGGGTTGCGGCGGAGGACTTCGCGCTGATCGACACGCTGGTCGCGGCGTTCGACGAACCCTTTGCCGATGCCTCGGCGCTGCCGACCTATCGCGTGTGCGAGCTGGCGCGCGAGAGCGTGACCGTGGCGCTGTCGGGCGATGGCGCGGACGAGGCGTTTGCGGGGTATCGCCGATACAAGTTCTTCGCTGCCGAGGAGCGGGTGCGCGGGCTGTTGCCGGAGGGATTTCGCCGCTCGGTGTTCGGCACGCTGGGGCGCTATTACCCCAAGGCCGATTGGGCGCCGCGCCCGTTCCGCGCGAAGACGACTTTGCTCGCGCTCGCCGAGAATGGCGAGTTCGCCTATCCCAAGGCAGTCGGGGTCACCGGCCCGGACCTGCGCCAGCGGCTGTACAGCAGCGAGGCGCGGCGCGTGCTGGGCGGGCACCGCGCCGAGCAGCGCTATGTCGATGCGATGCGCACCGCCCCGGCGCGTGACGCGCTGGATCGCGCGCAATATGCCGACATCCAGCATTGGCTGCCCGGCGACATCCTGACCAAGGTCGATCGCACCAGCATGGCGGTGGGGCTGGAGGCGCGCGAGCCATTGCTCGACCATCGGCTGGTCGAGTTCGCCGCGACGCTGCCGCCCGCGCTGCGCATCCATGGCGGCGAGGGCAAGTGGCTGGTGAAAAAGGCGCTGGAGCCCTGGCTGCCCAAGGAGATCCTCTATCGCCCGAAAATGGGGTTCGTGACGCCGGTGAGCGCGTGGTTCCGCGCCGCGCTGGCCGGGGAAGCGGCGGCGCTGGGGCGGTCTAAGCTGCTGGCGTCGACGGGGTGGTTCGACCTGGGCGTTGTCGAGCGGCTGGCGGCGGACCACAAGGCGGGGAAGGCCGAGCATGGCCGGACCTTGTGGCAGATGCTGATGCTGGAGCGGAGCCTGGCGCGGCTGTTCGGATAG
- a CDS encoding TIGR03087 family PEP-CTERM/XrtA system glycosyltransferase encodes MGDILFLAHRVPYPPDRGDKIRGFHILKYLSTKKRVHLIAFADDPKDMKHKGGLARYTGNRSIVWRSKSRLMAAVHALSSHRPVSLTAFDNEALREAVENILARHRIDTIFVFSSQMAQYLPPRPRQRVIMDFVDMDSAKFAAYAKSSKGPMAWMFAREARLLMQHEKAIAARADANLFVSQAEVDLFRARTGADRLHVIENGIDTEFFDPAATFKRIDAMGSLIVFTGQMDYRPNVEGVTWFAETILPHIRLVHPDARFMIVGRNPIEAVRALARLPGVMVTGEVADVRGWLAAAAVVVAPLKLARGIQNKVLEGMAMARPVVASAAAAEGIDHGGTIRVGSTVGEIAEAITDLLASPRHAAELGESARRQVIERYSWAARLAPLDEVLGLPLRPAKESLVARAADVAKPPRKTAA; translated from the coding sequence ATGGGGGACATATTGTTCCTTGCGCACCGCGTGCCCTATCCCCCCGATCGCGGCGACAAGATCCGCGGGTTCCACATCCTCAAATATCTGTCGACGAAGAAGCGCGTCCACCTGATCGCGTTCGCCGACGATCCCAAGGACATGAAGCACAAGGGCGGGCTGGCGCGCTATACCGGCAATCGTTCGATCGTGTGGCGGTCCAAGTCGCGGCTGATGGCGGCGGTGCATGCGCTGTCCTCGCACCGCCCGGTGTCGCTGACGGCGTTCGACAACGAGGCGCTGCGCGAGGCGGTCGAGAACATCCTCGCGCGGCACCGGATCGACACGATCTTCGTCTTTTCCAGCCAGATGGCGCAATATCTGCCGCCGCGCCCGCGCCAGCGCGTGATCATGGATTTCGTCGACATGGATTCGGCGAAGTTCGCCGCCTATGCCAAGAGCAGCAAGGGGCCGATGGCGTGGATGTTCGCGCGCGAGGCGCGGTTGCTGATGCAGCATGAAAAGGCCATCGCGGCGCGCGCCGATGCCAATCTGTTCGTCAGCCAGGCCGAAGTCGACCTGTTCCGCGCGCGCACTGGCGCCGACCGGCTGCATGTGATCGAGAACGGCATCGACACCGAGTTCTTCGATCCCGCCGCGACCTTCAAGCGGATCGACGCGATGGGATCGCTGATCGTGTTCACCGGGCAGATGGACTATCGCCCCAATGTCGAAGGCGTGACCTGGTTCGCCGAGACGATCCTGCCGCATATCCGGCTGGTCCATCCCGACGCGCGGTTCATGATCGTCGGGCGCAACCCTATCGAGGCGGTGCGCGCGCTGGCCAGGCTGCCCGGAGTGATGGTGACCGGCGAAGTCGCCGATGTGCGCGGCTGGCTGGCGGCGGCGGCGGTGGTCGTGGCGCCGCTCAAGCTGGCGCGCGGCATCCAGAACAAGGTGCTGGAGGGGATGGCGATGGCGCGGCCCGTGGTCGCGTCCGCCGCGGCGGCGGAGGGGATCGACCATGGCGGCACGATCCGCGTCGGATCGACCGTGGGCGAGATTGCCGAGGCGATAACCGATTTGCTCGCCAGCCCACGCCACGCCGCCGAACTGGGCGAGAGCGCGCGACGGCAGGTGATCGAGCGGTATAGCTGGGCGGCGCGGCTGGCCCCGCTCGACGAGGTGCTCGGGCTGCCGTTGCGCCCCGCCAAGGAGTCGCTGGTCGCGCGCGCCGCCGATGTGGCGAAGCCGCCGCGCAAGACTGCGGCATGA
- a CDS encoding XrtA system polysaccharide chain length determinant — MGSLYEDLRAALHAVWMRRWIALAVAWGVCLAGWMIVSQMPNKYESHARVFVQLRQILPTDGTTAADQQKDIDRLRQTLTSAINLEKVVRGTDLARTVASDRDVADRIASLQQMIKLTAQQDNLFEITVTASNGKLARQIAQKMIDIFVEGNLADNRTETSQSLSFLDEQLDTRQKALQEAEAKKADFQARYLGSMPGTGSLNDRIAAARTQLAQIQSDLAAAQSSLGAVNAQMAGTPATVAGAGGGAVAGPARARLQAIQGQIAEGRSRGWTDSHPDMIALRSQLSAAQAAARSEPVGGGGGGGATNPLFLSLKSMQADKAATVAALNQRRSQIQGDLAQLQSKIAEEPGVAAEQGQIDREYQVLKDQYDKLLTDREQVKLQGQAQSATDAVKFSVIDPPTQPRTPTAPNRPLLLTGVLVAGLGAGVAAAFVLAQLRTTFSTASRLEKASGMPVIGSIGEVVTAAQTAMRRKMLTLFAGGVAALGLAWLGLVGVEFVQRGMGA; from the coding sequence ATGGGCAGCCTGTACGAAGATCTTCGCGCGGCATTGCACGCGGTCTGGATGCGCCGCTGGATCGCGCTGGCGGTGGCGTGGGGCGTGTGCCTCGCGGGCTGGATGATCGTGTCGCAGATGCCGAACAAATATGAATCGCATGCGCGCGTGTTCGTCCAGCTTCGCCAGATCCTGCCGACCGACGGCACGACGGCGGCGGACCAGCAAAAGGATATCGACCGGCTGCGCCAGACGCTGACGTCGGCGATCAACCTGGAGAAAGTGGTGCGCGGCACCGATCTGGCGCGGACCGTCGCCAGTGACCGCGACGTCGCCGACCGGATCGCCTCGCTCCAGCAGATGATCAAGCTGACCGCGCAGCAGGACAATCTGTTCGAGATCACCGTGACGGCGTCGAACGGCAAGCTGGCCAGGCAGATCGCCCAGAAGATGATCGACATCTTCGTCGAGGGCAATCTGGCCGACAATCGCACCGAGACGAGCCAGTCGCTGTCGTTCCTCGACGAACAGCTCGATACAAGGCAAAAGGCGTTGCAGGAGGCCGAGGCCAAGAAGGCCGATTTCCAGGCACGCTATCTGGGATCGATGCCGGGCACCGGATCGCTCAACGACCGCATCGCCGCCGCGCGCACCCAGCTTGCACAGATCCAGTCCGATCTCGCCGCGGCGCAGAGCAGCCTGGGCGCGGTCAACGCGCAGATGGCGGGAACGCCCGCGACGGTGGCCGGGGCAGGCGGCGGTGCCGTCGCCGGGCCGGCGCGGGCGCGGCTCCAGGCGATCCAGGGCCAGATCGCCGAAGGGCGCTCGCGCGGATGGACCGACAGCCATCCCGACATGATCGCGCTGCGCAGCCAGCTGAGCGCCGCCCAGGCCGCCGCGCGCAGCGAGCCGGTGGGCGGCGGCGGGGGCGGCGGTGCCACCAACCCGCTGTTCCTCAGCCTGAAATCGATGCAGGCCGACAAGGCCGCAACCGTCGCCGCGCTCAACCAGCGCCGCAGCCAGATCCAGGGCGACCTGGCGCAGCTCCAGTCGAAGATCGCCGAGGAGCCCGGCGTCGCCGCCGAACAGGGGCAGATCGACCGCGAATATCAGGTGCTGAAGGATCAATATGACAAGCTGCTGACCGATCGCGAGCAAGTGAAGCTGCAAGGGCAGGCGCAGAGCGCGACCGACGCCGTCAAGTTCAGCGTGATCGACCCGCCGACCCAGCCGCGCACCCCGACCGCGCCCAACCGTCCGCTGCTGCTGACCGGGGTATTGGTCGCGGGGCTGGGCGCCGGGGTGGCGGCGGCGTTCGTGCTGGCGCAGCTGCGGACGACCTTCTCGACGGCGTCGCGGCTGGAAAAGGCGAGCGGGATGCCGGTGATCGGATCGATCGGCGAAGTCGTGACCGCCGCGCAGACCGCGATGCGGCGCAAGATGTTGACGCTGTTCGCGGGGGGCGTCGCGGCGCTGGGGCTGGCCTGGCTGGGGCTGGTCGGCGTCGAATTCGTCCAGCGCGGCATGGGGGCCTGA
- the xrtA gene encoding exosortase A has protein sequence MTAALSGSVPADGLEPVRTRFDAAWKRHAALLAAAWAALLLLFRGDTADLATIYWTNTTFGHCLFIAPVIGWLVWQRRRELAQVAPQGWWPGLALVAAGGFGWVLGDAAGVALFRHAGLVLMLQGAAVAVLGPNVARALLFPLAYMAFLVPFGDFLEAPLQTITSHMVMPLLHLFGVPAEMDGVLITTPNGFFEIAEACSGAKFVIAMIAFGVLVANVCYVSWRRRAAFLVAALVVPVIANGLRAFGTIYAAWWTSVERATGMDHIVYGWVFFALVMAAVLAIGWKGFDRDPDARWFDPATLQSPPLRQIDAPLAALLVPLIASLFLGWSSLIAARAAPLPPRIDLPQVAGWQRVAMSSVAPWSPNFPGADHFLIGRYADAQGRAVDLAIAVYGSQHEGKELVGFGIGAIRENDRWVRIEDLPPVAGGHALRMVGPARVERQTVSWYRVGETLTGSDKRVKLATLKTKLLGGNQAAVAVLLSAEQDGDAGGAIRDFLAAIGPVDALADRMAGTR, from the coding sequence ATGACCGCTGCATTGTCGGGTTCGGTGCCGGCGGACGGGCTGGAGCCCGTGCGTACGCGCTTCGACGCAGCGTGGAAGCGCCATGCCGCGTTGCTCGCCGCCGCCTGGGCAGCGCTGCTGCTGCTGTTTCGCGGCGACACCGCCGATCTGGCGACAATCTATTGGACCAACACCACCTTCGGGCATTGCCTGTTCATCGCGCCGGTGATCGGGTGGCTGGTGTGGCAGCGGCGGCGCGAGCTGGCGCAGGTCGCGCCGCAGGGATGGTGGCCGGGACTCGCGTTGGTCGCGGCGGGCGGCTTTGGCTGGGTGCTGGGCGACGCGGCGGGGGTGGCGCTGTTCCGCCATGCCGGGCTGGTGCTGATGCTGCAGGGTGCGGCGGTGGCCGTGCTTGGGCCGAACGTGGCGCGGGCGCTGCTGTTCCCGCTGGCCTATATGGCGTTCCTCGTGCCGTTCGGCGATTTCCTCGAGGCGCCGCTCCAGACGATCACAAGCCACATGGTGATGCCCCTGCTCCATCTGTTCGGGGTCCCCGCCGAGATGGACGGGGTGCTGATCACGACCCCCAATGGCTTTTTCGAGATTGCCGAGGCGTGTTCGGGCGCGAAGTTCGTGATCGCGATGATCGCGTTCGGGGTGCTCGTCGCCAATGTATGTTATGTCTCCTGGCGGCGGCGCGCGGCGTTTCTGGTCGCGGCGCTGGTGGTGCCGGTGATCGCCAACGGGCTGCGCGCGTTCGGGACGATCTATGCCGCGTGGTGGACCTCGGTCGAGCGGGCGACGGGGATGGACCATATCGTCTATGGCTGGGTGTTCTTCGCGCTGGTGATGGCGGCGGTGCTGGCGATCGGGTGGAAAGGGTTTGACCGCGATCCCGATGCGCGCTGGTTCGATCCCGCCACGCTGCAATCGCCGCCCCTGCGCCAGATCGACGCACCGCTCGCCGCGCTGCTGGTGCCGCTGATCGCCAGCCTGTTCCTCGGCTGGAGCAGCCTGATCGCCGCGCGGGCAGCGCCGCTGCCGCCCCGGATCGATCTGCCGCAGGTGGCGGGGTGGCAGCGCGTGGCGATGAGCAGCGTCGCGCCCTGGTCGCCCAATTTCCCCGGCGCCGACCATTTCCTGATCGGACGCTATGCCGATGCGCAGGGGCGGGCAGTCGACCTGGCGATCGCAGTCTATGGCAGCCAGCACGAGGGCAAGGAGCTGGTCGGCTTCGGTATCGGGGCGATCCGCGAGAATGATCGATGGGTGCGGATCGAGGACCTGCCGCCGGTCGCGGGCGGGCATGCGCTGCGCATGGTTGGTCCCGCGCGGGTGGAACGGCAGACGGTGAGCTGGTACCGGGTCGGCGAAACGCTGACCGGGAGCGACAAACGCGTGAAACTGGCGACCCTCAAGACCAAGCTGCTGGGCGGCAACCAGGCTGCCGTCGCGGTGCTGCTGTCGGCGGAGCAGGACGGCGATGCCGGGGGCGCGATCCGCGATTTCCTGGCGGCGATCGGCCCGGTCGACGCGCTGGCCGACCGCATGGCGGGCACCCGCTAG
- a CDS encoding AAA family ATPase, whose translation MNDQTPRRYRGSLIERAAAANQFAPAPTPPTDQPVPPLPVSRAEPLAPPLVQDQREPLPPLQVEPERTPPLVEPDAPVLRRGTAADPVPPAPPHPDYAPEPGSGRRFAPIDRQALVEGGMLVPGGTITSLAEEFRMVKRQLLLTARAVAAADTVKAADRARMILVCSAQPNEGKTFCAINLALSMAAEKDVEILLVDADFAKPDVLERLGLPQGPGLLDALAGAVDDVEACIVDTDVPQLSVLPAGTKTTSDTELLASDRARAILDGLAQANPRRIVIFDSPPALAASPAAVLALHVGQVLLVVRADRTSESDLREAVSTLDGCEHIQLVLNSVSFQPGGRRFGTYYGETGK comes from the coding sequence ATGAACGACCAGACTCCCCGGCGCTATCGCGGTTCGCTGATCGAGCGCGCCGCCGCCGCGAACCAGTTTGCCCCGGCGCCGACGCCGCCGACGGATCAACCAGTTCCGCCATTGCCTGTGTCGCGGGCCGAGCCCCTGGCGCCGCCGCTGGTGCAGGACCAGCGCGAGCCGCTGCCGCCGCTTCAGGTCGAGCCGGAGCGCACGCCGCCGCTCGTCGAGCCCGACGCCCCGGTGCTTCGCCGCGGGACCGCCGCCGACCCGGTGCCGCCCGCGCCGCCGCATCCCGATTATGCGCCCGAGCCCGGCAGCGGCCGTCGCTTCGCGCCGATCGATCGGCAGGCGCTGGTCGAGGGCGGGATGCTGGTGCCCGGCGGCACGATCACCTCGCTTGCCGAGGAATTCCGGATGGTGAAGCGGCAATTGCTGCTCACTGCGCGGGCGGTCGCCGCCGCGGACACGGTGAAGGCCGCCGATCGCGCGCGGATGATCCTGGTCTGCTCGGCACAGCCGAACGAGGGAAAGACCTTCTGCGCGATCAACCTGGCGCTGTCGATGGCGGCGGAGAAGGATGTCGAAATCCTGCTGGTCGACGCCGATTTCGCCAAGCCCGATGTGCTCGAACGGCTGGGGCTGCCGCAGGGGCCGGGGCTGCTCGATGCGCTGGCGGGGGCCGTGGACGATGTCGAGGCATGCATCGTCGATACCGATGTGCCCCAGCTTTCGGTGCTGCCCGCGGGGACCAAGACGACCAGCGACACCGAATTGCTGGCCAGCGACCGCGCGCGGGCGATTCTGGACGGGCTGGCGCAGGCCAATCCGCGCCGCATCGTGATCTTCGATTCGCCGCCTGCGCTCGCGGCATCGCCGGCAGCGGTGCTCGCGCTGCATGTCGGGCAGGTGCTGCTGGTGGTGCGCGCCGACCGGACCAGCGAGAGCGACCTGCGCGAGGCGGTGAGCACGCTCGACGGGTGCGAGCATATCCAGCTCGTGCTCAATTCGGTGTCGTTTCAGCCGGGCGGGCGTCGTTTCGGGACCTATTATGGGGAGACGGGCAAGTGA